In the genome of Dermacentor silvarum isolate Dsil-2018 chromosome 1, BIME_Dsil_1.4, whole genome shotgun sequence, one region contains:
- the LOC125943257 gene encoding uncharacterized protein LOC125943257, which translates to MIIRARAAGVSAYDGEPPAAPTGSEAAFSSTECEPSGSPGDDVPDNGEELHSQLISTDWCDCGDCVVLSNFAESECLCCREMGDPVTAAQPVGSITQHPEFHTVCRNIAVLRIAYFELRARNDCMGEDIYK; encoded by the exons atgatcatCCGTGCTCGCGCGgcaggtgtttccgcgtacgatggtgagccgccggccgcgccgacggGAAGTGAAGCcgcgttttcgtcgacggaatgCGAGCCGTCCGGttcgccaggcgacgatgttcccgacaatGGCGAAGAACTTCACTCGCAACTCATCAGTACTGACTG GTGTgactgcggagactgcgtggttCTGAGCAACTTCGCCGAGAGTGAATGCCTCTGCTGTCGCGAGATGGGGGACCCTGTTACTGCTGCGCAGCCTGTAGGTTCCATCACACAGCACCCCGAGTTCCACACCGTCTGTCGAAATATCGCCGTGCTCCGTATTGCGTACTTCGAGCTGCGGGCGCGCAATGACTGCATGGGCGAAGACATCTACAAGTAA